The Dethiosulfovibrio peptidovorans DSM 11002 nucleotide sequence GATTGGAAGGACCAGCGAAGGTGATGAAATCCCTGGAAGATTCGGAAATCCCCTTTTTCGTATACGTTGACGTTACCAACATAGTATCGAGACAGCTTCGGGTTCCCGTAACGATCGAGATGAGAGAAAAGGGACTTAAGGTCGTATCGGTGGCTCCTGAAAGAGTGACCGTTAAGGCTAAAATAGATTGATGTCATATAGGATAAACGAGGGAGGAGCGCTTATGAGCGACGTAGCTACTAAGAGGAGGCGATGTCTCTTCGGTACCGATGGGGTCAGAGACGTGGCCAACAGGGGGTCCATGACCCCTGAGATGGCTCTTCGCCTAGGCAGAGCATACGTTCTCTTTTTGACCGAAAGGGGATTCCCCAGGCCCAAGATAGTAGTGGGTAGGGATACCCGCCGTTCCGGACCTATGTTGGAGGCCGCTCTTGCGGCTGGCATGACGTCCGCCGGGGCGGATGTAATATGTGTGGGAGTGACTCCTACTCCTTCCGTCGGTTTTGGAGTGAGGTTTTTTTCGGCCCAGGGAGGGGCCGTGATAAGCGCCTCTCATAACCCAGCGGAGTATAACGGAATAAAGTTCCTGGATGGAGTCGGGTGTAAGCTCTCCGACGAGGATGAACTTTCGATAGAGGACTATCTTGGAGACAATCTGATAGATGAATGGCGTCCATCAGGTGCTTCGGTCGGCTCTATCGAGAGCAGAGAGTGCGACTTCAACAGACAGTACGAGGATCATGTTCTGGACCTGGTTGGCCACGTCGGTCTCGATAGGGCTTCGATACTTTTCGACTGTGCCAATGGAGCTCTATCTCCGATCGTGTCGGATATGATCGGCAGGATGGGGATGGTTAACTCTTCCGCCGTAGGCAATCTTCCGGATGGACTGAACATCAACGAAAAATGCGGTGTCATGGCGATGGAGGGGCTCTGTAAGGAAGTCATGGCAAGAGGTATGTCGTTGGGGATCGCCTACGACGGGGATGCGGACAGGGTCCTTCTCTCCGACGGAAAGGGGCGAGTCCTGGACGGAGACATAATGCTCTGGATCATAGGCCGATGGCTTCATTCCCGGGGGGAGCTGGGTGCTGGGGTAGTGGCCACAGTTATGAGCAATTTGGCCCTGGATCACCATTTAAAGGCCGATGGCATCGATGTGCATCGTTGTCCCGTAGGAGACCGTTACGTCTTTCAGACAATGGTGGAAAAGGATGCCAGGCTCGGCGGAGAACAATCGGGGCACGTGATAGTCTTTCCTTACACTAAAACGGGCGATGGATTATGTACGGGATTTCTGTTTTTGAGAGCTTGCAACGAGCTGAAGGAGGATATCGACACCTTGGTGGATCGTTTCGGGCGATTCCCCCAAAAGCTTACCAACATAGTCGTCAAGGATAAGAGTCGCGTTATGAACGACGGGGATATAGCCTCCGCGGTGGAGTCTGCGTCGAAAGATCTAGGCGATACCGGCAGAGTTTTCCTAAGACCGTCCGGCACGGAGCCTTTAGTCAGGCTCCTCGTCGAATGTCAGGACCCGAATCTGATGGAGGAGATATCCTCCGATCTACAGAGGCGCATATTGGAGATGATAGTATGACCCATTTGGAGTGCATCTTCCCGGTAGCGGGACTGGGTACAAGATTTCTGCCTGCCACGAAAGAGATTCCCAAGGAGATGGTCCCTCTTTTGGATCGCCCGGTCATCCACTATGGAGTAGACGAGGCCCGTAACTCGGGTTGTTCTCGGATGATAATGGTCACAGGGCGCTCAAAGGGCTGTCTGGAGGATTATTTCGATCGTTCCTGGGAACTGGAGAGAATTCTTGAATCCAGGGGGAAGGAACGTCTTCTGGACGCTGTAAGGGAGACTTCCTCTATGGGGGATATCCTCTCGGTAAGACAGAGCGCCCCGCTTGGGCTCGGACACGCCGTGCTTTGTGGAGAGCCATTGTGTAACGGTGAATTTTTCTCCGTAATACTTCCAGACGACGTGATGGAGGGGCAGCCTCCTGTGCTTCGTCAGCTGATGGACGTTCACGATACTCTGGGAGGATCCGTCCTGGCCCTGGAGGAGGTGTCGGATGCCGAAGTCTCCAGATATGGCATGGTGGCAGTAGAGCCTTCGGGAACGGAGGGGATATTCCGAATTACCGACATGGTCGAGAAACCCTCGGCTGCCGATTCTCCCAGCAGGTTGGCGGTGATGGGGAGATACGTTCTGTCCAGAAGGATTTTCGATCTACTTAAGTCTCAGCCTAAGGGAGCCGGTGGAGAATACCAATTGACCGATGGGATAAAAGCTTTGATAGACGAGGAGCCGGTCTGGGGGGTTGTTTACAAGGGAGAACGATACGACTGCGGCACCCTGGAAGGATGGTTGGATGCTACTATCAGGATGGCCTGTAGACGAAAGGATTTAGCCGGAGTGGTCGAAAAAGCGATATCCTCGGCCGGTAAATAGAGCGACGTCTGCACGGGAAGGGGGTGATATCCGAAACCACGATTGCGCCCGATAAAAGCGCCTGAACTAGGGAGACCTAGTTGACGAGGACGGAGGTTATCGATCTATCGGCGGATGCCTCCGGGGGGGCGGGAAAACTCCCTGAATCGGGAACACAAAACCGCTGGGCGACCGGTGGGACAAAAGCTCCCGTTTTTCCCGATCGTGGAAGGACGTGTGTTCTTTATATGTGCGGAATAGTAGGGTATATCGGTCACAGGGATGTGTCCAAGGTAGTCCTGGACGGGTTGGCCCGTCTCGAGTACAGGGGATACGATTCTGCCGGAATGGCCGTCGTGGGAGAAAAGGGCGTCCAGATAGTCAGAGAGGTCGGCAAGGTCGCCGATCTGGCCAGGCAGATCGGCGAATTTCCTCTGGAGGGTACCATCGGGCTGGGACACACAAGGTGGGCAACCCACGGAGGCGTATCGGTGGAAAACGCTCATCCCCACAGAGATCAGGATGGATCGGTTGTATTGGTCCACAATGGAATAGCCGAGAACTATCTGGAGATAAGGGATGAGCTGGCGAAAGAAGGGGTTTCGTTTTATTCCGACACGGATACGGAGGTCATAGCCCAGCTTTTGGCCAAGATCTACGACGGAGACCCCAAAAAAGCCCTGGTCGAGCTGTATCGACGGATAGAGGGAGCTTTTGCCCTGGCGGTTATATTTGCCGATGACATGGAACATCTCTACTGCGTCAGAAAGGGATCTCCCCTTATAGTCGCTTTCGGCGATGGAGAGAACATCTGCGCTTCCGACGTACCGGCGGTTCTCCCCTATACGAGAAGTATAGCGTACCTGGGAGAGGGGGAGATGGCCTGTCTTTCCAGAAACGACGTGTCTTTTTGGGATTTCGAAGGCAACCCCGTAGAGAAGGACGCTGTGGAGATAGATTGGGATATCTCCATGGTGGATAAAGGGGGATATCCCCATTTCATGCTCAAGGAGATCAACGAGCAGGGTGCCGTGTTGAGACGGTCCATGTTGGACAGGATCTTCCACGGTGAGGTCGACCTATCCAGAGAGCTTTCCTGGTCCTCCGAATCTGCAAAGAGGATAAAGAGGCTTCATCTGGTCGCCTGCGGAACCTCATATTATGCCGCTTTGGTGGCGGAGAGGCTTATAGAGAGATTTTCCGATCTGGACATAAGGGTGGATATAGCGTCGGAATATCGCTATAGAGATATTCCTATAGGAAACGATACCCTGGCGGTGTTCGTCACCCAGTCTGGAGAGACCTTGGATACACTTGCGGCGGAGCGATTCGCCAAGGAAAAAGGTGCCCGATGTATGGCGATAACCAACAATGGGCTCTCTACCGTAGCCAGAGAAGTGGACGATGTTTTGTCGCTCAAGGCCGGTCCAGAGATAGGAGTTGCTGCGACAAAGACCTTCATGGGACAGATGACGGTGCTTTATCTTATGGGCCTCTATCTTCTGAAGCTGAGAGAAGAGCTTTCTCTCGGTGACGAGATGAGGCTGGTGAGAGAGATGGAGGTTCTCCCATACAAAGTGGAGTCCTTGATCGATAGGGCCGACGAGATAAAGGCCATAGCGTCGAGATACTGCGAGGCCAGGGACTTCTTGTTCTTGGGGAGGGGGTTTTCTTTCCCTATAGCCATGGAGGGAGCCCTTAAGTTGAAGGAGATATCCTACATTCATGCCGAGGCTTACGCGGCTGGGGAGATGAAACACGGTCCCATCGCCCTTCTGGACAGGTCCGTTCCGGTGGTGGTGGTTATGCCCGACGATAACCTTTTCGAGAAGACCCTCTCCAACGTTCAGGAGACAAAAGCCAGGAATTCCCCGGTTATAGCGATTGCGACCGAGGGAAGGAAGTCTATCTTGGGACAGGCCGAGGACGTCATGTGGGTTCCTAAAACTGATATGGAGTTAAATCCTTTCTTAGCTGTTATACCTCTCCAGATATTCGCTTACTACGTGGCCCTGGCCAAAGGCAAGGAGATAGACCAGCCTAGAAACCTCGCCAAAAGCGTCACTGTCGAATAAAAACATGAGGGATCGAGCCTTGTCTCGATCCCTCTCATTTTTACGGCTTACCCTTCATTAGTATCTCTGTAAGTCTTCCTTGATATAGCCCCGACGGAGCACGTTCGACCCCGTATTTTCGACCTGTTGTCGTGTAGGAGGCCCTCACGGAGGGGCTGAGTTTCCAGAGGTACCTTCGTGTCAGTCCTTTAACGGCTCCCTGTCGTCGGGGAAATATATCCTCAGATGGGTCAATGATTTGAGGGAGTTATCGTTCCGTCCTATCGACTCCGGCAGGAAGCGCCACGGTCCTCCATCGATTCGGCAGAGGGCCAGCGATCGTCTCCCGTATTTTGCCCAAAGAGAGAGGAAGTTTAACCTGTCTTGGTCCTCTACTTGAATCGGTCCCGGTACGAGGTATCCGTCGAACAGTGGAGGGTTGCCGGCCAGAGGAACTCCGTCCA carries:
- the glmM gene encoding phosphoglucosamine mutase, which codes for MSDVATKRRRCLFGTDGVRDVANRGSMTPEMALRLGRAYVLFLTERGFPRPKIVVGRDTRRSGPMLEAALAAGMTSAGADVICVGVTPTPSVGFGVRFFSAQGGAVISASHNPAEYNGIKFLDGVGCKLSDEDELSIEDYLGDNLIDEWRPSGASVGSIESRECDFNRQYEDHVLDLVGHVGLDRASILFDCANGALSPIVSDMIGRMGMVNSSAVGNLPDGLNINEKCGVMAMEGLCKEVMARGMSLGIAYDGDADRVLLSDGKGRVLDGDIMLWIIGRWLHSRGELGAGVVATVMSNLALDHHLKADGIDVHRCPVGDRYVFQTMVEKDARLGGEQSGHVIVFPYTKTGDGLCTGFLFLRACNELKEDIDTLVDRFGRFPQKLTNIVVKDKSRVMNDGDIASAVESASKDLGDTGRVFLRPSGTEPLVRLLVECQDPNLMEEISSDLQRRILEMIV
- a CDS encoding UTP--glucose-1-phosphate uridylyltransferase, coding for MTHLECIFPVAGLGTRFLPATKEIPKEMVPLLDRPVIHYGVDEARNSGCSRMIMVTGRSKGCLEDYFDRSWELERILESRGKERLLDAVRETSSMGDILSVRQSAPLGLGHAVLCGEPLCNGEFFSVILPDDVMEGQPPVLRQLMDVHDTLGGSVLALEEVSDAEVSRYGMVAVEPSGTEGIFRITDMVEKPSAADSPSRLAVMGRYVLSRRIFDLLKSQPKGAGGEYQLTDGIKALIDEEPVWGVVYKGERYDCGTLEGWLDATIRMACRRKDLAGVVEKAISSAGK
- the glmS gene encoding glutamine--fructose-6-phosphate transaminase (isomerizing), which produces MCGIVGYIGHRDVSKVVLDGLARLEYRGYDSAGMAVVGEKGVQIVREVGKVADLARQIGEFPLEGTIGLGHTRWATHGGVSVENAHPHRDQDGSVVLVHNGIAENYLEIRDELAKEGVSFYSDTDTEVIAQLLAKIYDGDPKKALVELYRRIEGAFALAVIFADDMEHLYCVRKGSPLIVAFGDGENICASDVPAVLPYTRSIAYLGEGEMACLSRNDVSFWDFEGNPVEKDAVEIDWDISMVDKGGYPHFMLKEINEQGAVLRRSMLDRIFHGEVDLSRELSWSSESAKRIKRLHLVACGTSYYAALVAERLIERFSDLDIRVDIASEYRYRDIPIGNDTLAVFVTQSGETLDTLAAERFAKEKGARCMAITNNGLSTVAREVDDVLSLKAGPEIGVAATKTFMGQMTVLYLMGLYLLKLREELSLGDEMRLVREMEVLPYKVESLIDRADEIKAIASRYCEARDFLFLGRGFSFPIAMEGALKLKEISYIHAEAYAAGEMKHGPIALLDRSVPVVVVMPDDNLFEKTLSNVQETKARNSPVIAIATEGRKSILGQAEDVMWVPKTDMELNPFLAVIPLQIFAYYVALAKGKEIDQPRNLAKSVTVE